In the genome of Zobellia nedashkovskayae, the window TTGGCATAAAGATCTGATCATACCCAATTTAAAACTGAACCAAGATGACTACACCAAAATGGCAATAAATTTAGCTCTATTCAATCATGTCGACTACCAGAACATTTTGCAAGAGGCCAAGCAAGATATTAAAAACCCTGATGATTTGGCGAAGTTTAATTTCTTACTCCCTTCGTTATCAAATGATTTGACTATCAGAAATGATTTTTTCGAATCTCTTAAAGATAAGAAGAACAGGCAAAAAGAATCTTGGGTTTTGAATGCTTTAGGCAACCTAAATCATCCCTTAAGAGATGAAGAAAGTATTAAAAACCTAAGAACAAGTTTGGATATGTTAGAGGAAGTTCAAACCACAGGTGATATTTTCTTTCCTAAAGGATGGCTCAATAATACCATCGGTAAACATACATCTGCCGAAGCGTATACTATTTTAAATGATTTCTTAAAAGATAACCCCAATTTAGAACCGACTCTATTGAGCAAGCTATTACAAGCTTCCGATGATTTATATAGGGTGCATACTTTGAGCGAAAAAGAAGATTCAGTTCCTGCCAAGTAGCATTTGATTTTGCGGGAATAGCAAATAACAAAAAAGAGCCCTCCATTAGGGCTCTTTTTTATTACCTCAAGATAATCAATATCTATCTACTGTAATTGGGTGATTCTTTTGTAATGGTTACATCGTGAGGATGACTTTCGTTAATACCACTTGCAGTAATTTTAACAAAACGGCCATTCTCTTTCAGTGCATTGATATCTTTAGCACCACAGTAACCCATACCAGCACGTAGACCACCAACGAACTGATGAATACTCTCGTACAATTCTCCTTTATAGGGCACACGACCTACAATGCCTTCTGGAACTAATTTCTTAATATCGTCTTCAACATCTTGAAAATACCGGTCTTTACTACCCTCTTTCATAGCCTCAACAGAACCCATACCTCTGTATGACTTAAATTTACGGCCTTCATAGATTATAGTTTCTCCTGGAGATTCTTTGGTTCCTGCAAGAAGGGAACCAAGCATAACCGTATCAGCACCAGCAGCAATAGCTTTTGGAATATCACCTGTATAGCGGATTCCGCCATCGGCAATTACCGGAACACCAGAACCTTTAATAGCCGCAGCTACTTCTAATACTGCAGAAAACTGTGGAAAACCAACTCCTGCTACAATACGGGTAGTACAAATAGAACCTGGACCAATACCAACTTTTACGGCATCTGCGCCAGCTTCTACTAAATATTTAGCTGCTTCACCAGTTGCAATGTTGCCTACAATAACTTCTAAATCTGGAAACTTCTTTTTAACTGCCTTTAAAACAGTAACCACACCTTTAGTATGCCCATGTGCCGTATCAATAACAACAGCATCAACACCTGCATTTACTAGAGCCTCTGCCCTATCTACTGCATCTGGTGTAACACCAATGGCCGCAGCAACACGTAACCTACCATAGGTATCCTTGTTAGCCATAGGCTTTTGGGTCAATTTTGTAATATCTCTAAAAGTAATAAGCCCTACCAATTTATAGTTCTTATCTACTACTGGAAGCTTTTCAATTTTATTTTCTTGAAGAATGTCTTCGGCTTGGGCCAATGAAGTACCCTCACTAACCGTTACCAAATTTTTAGTGGTCATCACTTCAGAAATTGGACGGTCATTATTTTTTTCAAAACGAAGGTCTCTATTAGTAACGATACCTAATAATTTACCCTCGCCATCTACTATCGGAATTCCTCCAATACTAAATTCTTTCATATTCGCTTTTGCATCACGAACAAAAGAATTTAATGGTAAAGTAACAGGATCTATGATCATACCACTTTCCGCACGTTTTACTTTACGCACCTTTACTGCTTGCTGAGCAATGCTCATATTTTTATGAAGCACACCAATACCTCCTTCTTGCGCAATGGCAATAGCCATTCGCGACTCGGTAACCGTATCCATAGCAGCTGAAACAACTGGTACGTTTATAGTAATGTTACGCGTAAATTTGGTTTGAATATTAACTTCTCTGGGGAGTACTTCAGAAAAGGCAGGGACTAGAAGTACGTCGTCATAAGTGAGACCTTCTCCAACAATTTTATTCAGGTGAGCTTCCATAGCAATTAATGATTTAATTGCGTGCAAATGTAGTGAAATAAATTCGTTATCCCCTTATTATCAACGCTGGATTGCCGCCAAAGTAAATCGTGTAGAAATCACTCACATCTTTCTGAAGAATATCTTTAAATACCATCAAAAAACACCCCTGATTATTTTCTATAAATCGATAAAAAGCCACAGGGCAAGAATCACTCAAAACAAGAAAATTGATTTTGGAATACCATTACAACTTAAATTGGAGTGTTGTATAAAATGTTCTAGGTTCAGACGGAATAATACCTGGTCCTGGGTAGCCCGTGGCTCTTCTAGTAAAATATGAATTATCTAAAAGGTTATTAATTCCTGCTTCTAGCTTCCATTTTTTATACGTGTAAGAGAGCGAGAAATCCAAAATATCATATGCAGGAATCACACCTTCTATTCCTCTTTGGTTATCATTTACATCTTGAGGTGCATTGGTAGCATCTGTAAACTGATCAGCAAAATAAGTATATTGGAGGCTTCCCAAAAGGTTATCATAACCAAAATTTAATCCTGTCTTAAGATTGACTTTTGGAATGAACTCTACTTCGTTGCCTTCTACATTGTTACGTTCAGAAGAAAGATATTCTGATTTAGTGATTGCCAAATTAGCAAAGTAATTCAATTTCACTTTTTCCGATTGCGGAAAGAAAGTTTCCTTTATACTCCAATTTGCAAAGCTTTCCAGACCGTATATAAAAGCGGTTCCGATATTCCCTCTTGCTCTTAATAATCTCCCCGTTGAAACTTCTTCACCAGCCGCATTAACCTGCGTTTCTTCTTTTAATATTTCTCCTAGCCTATTATCATAATAAAGCCCATATATACTTACGTCATAGGATAGAATATCTTTGAATCTTCCTCTAGCCCCAAAATCTGCCGTAAAGCCATCTTCATCTGAAATATTTGGATCTACTTGAAAAGAAGGATTCACCACTCGGATATCGCTAAAAGTTACGGAACGGTAGTTTTGCGAAAAATTCCCGTACAATTCTACGCTAGGTGATAGCTTATATGTAGCACCAAGTCCCAATAAAACGAAGGTTCTATCAAAAACCCTATTATCTTCTATTTCTCTATTTAGCAATGGATTATCCGCCAAGTCTAAAGTAATTTCCTGGTAACTACCTATACTTTCAGTTTTAATATGCTCCAAACGAAACCCAGGAGTTAAAGCTAATTTATCTGAAAGGTTGAAGATATTCTCTCCAAACAAGGCCACATTAAAGTTCGGGAAATTGAACTGAGACTGTCTTTCATAATTCGGAAAACTAGCATCGGCAAAATTAAAATCAGCATCAGCTGCTGCAGAGCCCGGTCCTTGCCTTTGGTCGTTATTCGTTTTGTAAATTTTAGAGCCTAATAAAAGGGCAGATTCGGTTCCTGCCAAATTATATCTCGTTAATACCCTGGCTTCAGCTCCCCAATTACTAAAATTATCAATCAATAATTCTCTAGGCTCAGATATTATATCTTCTTGAGAAACCCTATTGGTGCGGAAACCTAAGGCTCTACGAGAGGCATTCAAACCAAAAACGTTTAGACTAAAATCTGTTTTTGCAGAGAAAGCATGATCCAAACGAAACGAATATAAGCGCCAATCTACCTCAAACCAGTTTCTATCACGATTACTAAAAGTTGGGTCTTCATAAAATTGTGCATCGGTTAAACCACCTGGTTGCTTCGCTAAATAGTGCAAGAAAGTGGTCTCTAAGCTTACTTTGGTTTTATCGGAAATCTCATATCCTAAATGCGTGAAATAGTTCTTGCTATTAAAATTTGAATTCGGCCGAAATCCATTTCCATCTTTATAACTTAAATAAGTGTAATAACTGAATTTACCCACCGTACCACTTAAACTATTGAAGCTTGTGAACAGATCATACGAACCAACGGTCTGGCGAGAAATAAGCTCAATTTCTTTATTCGGATTTGGTTTTTTGAACTTGAAATTGATTAAACCACCAAATTGAGACCCGTATTGCAAAGAAGCTGCCCCGCGCACCACTTGAATTTCCTCCAAAGCTTCTGCAGGTGGAGTGTAATAACTTTCTGGGTAACCCAATACATCTGCACTAATATCATAACCGTTCTGGCGCGTATTAAAATTAGCTGTTCTATTAGGGTCCAAACCCCTACCGCCTATATTTAGCTGCAAACCAGCATCGCCATTATCATATATATTTAGCCCAACAACCTGACTATAGATTTGTCTGGCATTATTAGCCGCAAGGTTTCCAGTAAGGCCCTCCATGAGTACTACCTCTGTTTTTTTACCTGCATAAATAGCTGTGCCTTCTACCTTTTTTAATTGCTTTAATGCGAATACTTTTTCACGTCTTTCGGTTAAAACTACTTCAGAAAGTTGTTGTGATTTTATAGGCTGGAGTTGAACATTAAGATTAAAAGTAGTATCAAACGTTAACTCCTTTTCATATACATCATATTCAAAAGCGAAAACTACTACAGTATATTTACCTCCAGCAATATTGGAGAACTCAAAATCACCATTGGCATCCGTGGTTTTTAGAAGTTGTACCTCTTTTAAATACACCTCTGCATCTTGAACAGGTTTCCCCTTTTCATCGGTTACGTTACCGGAAATCGTAATCTGAGAAAAGCCAGAAAACGAGGTTAAGAATACTATGAGTATGATACTAAATTCCCTTAATTTCATCAGTAAAAGGTATTATCCAATTTTTATGTTCAAATGACTCCCTCTCTTGGGCAAGGTCTACTTTTGGGTCTATATACGTAGTACTCAATCGCCCATTCAGAGCAACTCGACTATCAACAAATATTTGCACGTTTTTATGTCCATCTTTTTTAAAATGTTCTTTTAGATATTGAGCATATTCTAAAATAAAATCAGGTTGAAAAGACATTTGTTTTTCTTGAAAAGGTGTCAAAAAATCTGAGTTATCCACATAAAACCACTTTCCAGAATCTTTGCTAACTACTTTAAATTGCGCGTATCCGGACTTTTCCATTAGCATTACCCGCCATGAAAATCGGTATCCTTCTTCCGTCCAAAATAATTCTCCGGGATAAACTAAATAACGCCATGGCATTAGTAATTGAATCACAAAAAATAATGAGATTAAAACCAGTTTGGACCTTGTTTTAAGGTTTGAAGGCATTGCTAAGCTTCGTCCATTATCAAATAAGTTCATTGGAATACGAAAAAGACTACTGAAATATCCTAAAAGCTTATGGTGCAACGAGGAGTTAAAAAATATTAGTGTTGAGATAATCATGACATACGGAAACATCCCTATGGGGAATAACACGCGTGTCATCACATGAAAAACAACTACCATTACAAAAGCAAAAGGCCGTGTTTTCTTATACAATAATAAGAACGGAATAGCCAAATCATAACCGGCTCCAAACCAGCTAAACGCATATTGCACCCATTCTTCATGTAAAAACTGACCTAAAAACGGAGTATCGAATTTTGATGGTAACCAAATCTTTAAAGG includes:
- the guaB gene encoding IMP dehydrogenase, which codes for MEAHLNKIVGEGLTYDDVLLVPAFSEVLPREVNIQTKFTRNITINVPVVSAAMDTVTESRMAIAIAQEGGIGVLHKNMSIAQQAVKVRKVKRAESGMIIDPVTLPLNSFVRDAKANMKEFSIGGIPIVDGEGKLLGIVTNRDLRFEKNNDRPISEVMTTKNLVTVSEGTSLAQAEDILQENKIEKLPVVDKNYKLVGLITFRDITKLTQKPMANKDTYGRLRVAAAIGVTPDAVDRAEALVNAGVDAVVIDTAHGHTKGVVTVLKAVKKKFPDLEVIVGNIATGEAAKYLVEAGADAVKVGIGPGSICTTRIVAGVGFPQFSAVLEVAAAIKGSGVPVIADGGIRYTGDIPKAIAAGADTVMLGSLLAGTKESPGETIIYEGRKFKSYRGMGSVEAMKEGSKDRYFQDVEDDIKKLVPEGIVGRVPYKGELYESIHQFVGGLRAGMGYCGAKDINALKENGRFVKITASGINESHPHDVTITKESPNYSR
- a CDS encoding TonB-dependent receptor domain-containing protein → MKLREFSIILIVFLTSFSGFSQITISGNVTDEKGKPVQDAEVYLKEVQLLKTTDANGDFEFSNIAGGKYTVVVFAFEYDVYEKELTFDTTFNLNVQLQPIKSQQLSEVVLTERREKVFALKQLKKVEGTAIYAGKKTEVVLMEGLTGNLAANNARQIYSQVVGLNIYDNGDAGLQLNIGGRGLDPNRTANFNTRQNGYDISADVLGYPESYYTPPAEALEEIQVVRGAASLQYGSQFGGLINFKFKKPNPNKEIELISRQTVGSYDLFTSFNSLSGTVGKFSYYTYLSYKDGNGFRPNSNFNSKNYFTHLGYEISDKTKVSLETTFLHYLAKQPGGLTDAQFYEDPTFSNRDRNWFEVDWRLYSFRLDHAFSAKTDFSLNVFGLNASRRALGFRTNRVSQEDIISEPRELLIDNFSNWGAEARVLTRYNLAGTESALLLGSKIYKTNNDQRQGPGSAAADADFNFADASFPNYERQSQFNFPNFNVALFGENIFNLSDKLALTPGFRLEHIKTESIGSYQEITLDLADNPLLNREIEDNRVFDRTFVLLGLGATYKLSPSVELYGNFSQNYRSVTFSDIRVVNPSFQVDPNISDEDGFTADFGARGRFKDILSYDVSIYGLYYDNRLGEILKEETQVNAAGEEVSTGRLLRARGNIGTAFIYGLESFANWSIKETFFPQSEKVKLNYFANLAITKSEYLSSERNNVEGNEVEFIPKVNLKTGLNFGYDNLLGSLQYTYFADQFTDATNAPQDVNDNQRGIEGVIPAYDILDFSLSYTYKKWKLEAGINNLLDNSYFTRRATGYPGPGIIPSEPRTFYTTLQFKL
- a CDS encoding HTTM domain-containing protein codes for the protein MKRFIGKHITAPIEAAPLAVFRILFGVMMLLSIVRFWSYGWIEKLYIQPKFFFSYYGFEWVKPLGVYTYLLFIICGLSAIFVALGYKYKVAIITFFISFTYIELMDKTTYLNHYYFISLLSFLMIFLPANAYFSLDAKQDSKKAFQKIPAWTINSIKLMLGIVYFYAGLAKLNSDWLFKAMPLKIWLPSKFDTPFLGQFLHEEWVQYAFSWFGAGYDLAIPFLLLYKKTRPFAFVMVVVFHVMTRVLFPIGMFPYVMIISTLIFFNSSLHHKLLGYFSSLFRIPMNLFDNGRSLAMPSNLKTRSKLVLISLFFVIQLLMPWRYLVYPGELFWTEEGYRFSWRVMLMEKSGYAQFKVVSKDSGKWFYVDNSDFLTPFQEKQMSFQPDFILEYAQYLKEHFKKDGHKNVQIFVDSRVALNGRLSTTYIDPKVDLAQERESFEHKNWIIPFTDEIKGI